A single Mangifera indica cultivar Alphonso chromosome 20, CATAS_Mindica_2.1, whole genome shotgun sequence DNA region contains:
- the LOC123204555 gene encoding zinc-finger homeodomain protein 1-like — MPQPNHGIQRAEPAGASYSDCRRKHAAAMGCYATDCCGEFLRAGIDGTSDAFLCTACGCHRSFHRKEMLNNPHYSLPVLHNELTGGGFNREKKMKTKRTKLNPEQKDKMKRFANKLGWRPQNHDEEVEQFCDKVGISRKIFKVWLCNNRRRTEGSCVVTKEQSHQDVEED; from the coding sequence ATGCCTCAACCCAATCACGGCATCCAACGGGCTGAGCCAGCAGGAGCAAGTTACAGCGACTGTAGACGCAAGCATGCAGCCGCCATGGGCTGCTACGCAACTGATTGCTGTGGAGAATTTCTCAGAGCCGGCATAGATGGAACTAGTGATGCTTTTCTCTGCACTGCCTGCGGTTGCCACCGTAGCTTCCATAGAAAAGAGATGCTAAACAACCCACATTATTCGCTTCCAGTGCTTCATAATGAACTTACCGGTGGTGGGTTcaatagagaaaagaaaatgaagacgAAGCGGACAAAGCTTAACCCTGAACAGAAGGATAAAATGAAGAGATTTGCAAATAAGTTAGGATGGAGGCCACAGAATCATGATGAAGAAGTTGAACAGTTTTGTGACAAAGTGGGAATCAGCCGGAAGATCTTTAAAGTTTGGCTCTGTAACAACAGACGCCGCACGGAGGGAAGCTGTGTGGTTACTAAAGAGCAGAGTCATCAGGATGTAGAAGAAGATTAA
- the LOC123204554 gene encoding LOW QUALITY PROTEIN: plant-specific TFIIB-related protein PTF2-like (The sequence of the model RefSeq protein was modified relative to this genomic sequence to represent the inferred CDS: inserted 1 base in 1 codon), translating to MSCTSCCSKSLTHDHISGNLICSSCGTVQSFNNFDPQTYSRDGPIGSYIQVGSSGTGSVLNYKDKKVYESKKLIDEYTYKLNLTGEKSTDIKKMIDKITEGEFGLGDWFPILIGACGYVVMRMENKSLPLGEIASVLNCDVYELGRLVKRVVEFLDLKLPEFNIVVMFEKVFHNTKLARLVELERDQLEQMRQQGVFLLNCAVKWFLTTGRKPMPLVAAVLVFVTELNGVGLRIEDVAKELHCVLGTCRKRYSELLEVLVKVAQALPWGKHVNVKNIVKNAPFVMRYMELKSREKKKEDKEGPKCGGVDFDDVVRECLEKEFEYGIDEDKVESYSSYCDMDDRSGPTRRGVENGNKIELSHECLGMIYAKFLNEVDGRSLPRGTEEVHGRKRRRGFEFSGCREWWTGKSEMSQKLMLKNILEKDVGLDVMPPSFDNGCMENEKRRAKINSAKVRINKIMNPSRSDTGDNDNVASSECVLNXEEEKRKQFDEIDWEDFIIETLLLHQVKEEDIETGHYSTLLALHVFNCENM from the exons ATGTCCTGCACAAGCTGCTGTTCGAAGTCTTTAACCCACGATCACATATCTGGCAACCTGATATGCTCATCGTGCGGCACGGTTCAGTCATTCAACAATTTTGACCCCCAAACTTACAGCCGTGACGGCCCCATCGGAAGTTACATTCAGGTGGGCTCTTCAGGTACCGGCTCAGTcctaaattataaagataagaAAGTCTACGAATCTAAGaaattaatagatgaatatACTTATAAATTGAACTTGACCGGTGAAAAATCCACTGATATCAAAAAAATGATTGATAAAATCACTGAGGGTGAATTCGGGTTGGGGGATTGGTTTCCGATTTTAATCGGCGCGTGTGGATATGTTGTTATGAGAATGGAGAATAAATCATTACCATTGGGTGAAATAGCGTCGGTTTTGAATTGTGATGTGTATGAATTAGGAAGGTTGGTTAAGCgtgtggttgagtttttggatTTGAAGTTGCCTGAATTTAATATTGTTGTTATGTTTGAGAAAGTGTTTCATAATACAAAATTGGCAAGATTGGTTGAATTGGAGAGGGATCAGTTGGAGCAGATGAGACAACAAGGAGTGTTTTTGCTGAATTGTGCGGTGAAGTGGTTTTTGACGACAGGAAGGAAGCCAATGCCATTGGTGGCTGCTGTTTTGGTGTTCGTGACTGAATTGAATGGGGTTGGTTTGAGGATTGAGGATGTTGCCAAGGAGTTACATTGTGTACTTGGAACATGTAGAAAGCGGTACTCAGAGTTGTTGGAAGTGCTTGTGAAGGTGGCTCAAGCTCTGCCATGGGGAAAGCATGTGAATGTAAAGAATATAGTGAAGAATGCACCTTTTGTAATGCGTTACATGGAGTTGAAGTCCagggagaagaaaaaagaagacaaagaaGGGCCAAAGTGTGGTGGGgttgattttgatgatgttGTTAGGGAGTGTTTGGAAAAAGAATTTGAGTATGGGATTGATGAGGATAAGGTGGAAAGTTATTCTAGCTATTGTGATATGGATGATAGAAGTGGGCCTACGAGAAGAGGGGTTGAAAATGGTAATAAGATTGAGCTTTCTCATGAATGCTTGGGAATGATTTAtgctaaatttttaaatgaggTTGATGGTAGGAGTTTGCCAAGAGGGACTGAGGAGGTACATGgaaggaagagaagaagagggTTTGAGTTTAGTGGATGCAGGGAATGGTGGACTGGAAAATCAGAAATGAGCCAGAAGCTTATGCTTAAGAATATTTTGGAGAAAGATGTAGGACTGGATGTTATGCCTCCATCTTTTGATAATGGTTGCATGGAAAATGAGAAGAGGAGGGCTAAGATAAATTCTGCCAAGGTTAGGATTAATAAGATTATGAATCCATCCCGTTCTGATACAGGTGATAATGACAATGTTGCCTCTTCAGAATGTGTGCTTA GGGAAGAGGAGAAGAGAAAAcaatttgatgaaattgattGGGAAGACTTTATTATTGAGACACTCCTCCTTCATCAGGTGAAAGAAGAGGATATTGAGACAGGACATTACAGTACCTTATTGGCCTTGCATGTGTTCAACTGTGAGAATATGTGA